A window of Diabrotica virgifera virgifera chromosome 9, PGI_DIABVI_V3a contains these coding sequences:
- the LOC126891537 gene encoding piggyBac transposable element-derived protein 3-like, whose protein sequence is MFWENERDSHNVLVSEALSRNKFEYILSHFHLTDNVTINTSDKFAKVRPLFDHLNAAFLKFGKCEEMHCVDEAMVPYYGRHGCKQFIHNKPIRYGYKLWVGASRLGYVNWMEPYQGATTNISEKYIDYGVGPSVVLEYADVLRTRWPNKRMHLFFDNFFSTLSLLELLSEKNFNATGTIRENRISNGPLTNSKEIKKEARGVFDFKKTENQNIIVVKWHDNSIVTLCSNAVGVNPLHRVKRFSRKERTNIQVSQPHLINLYNANMGGVDRCDQNLSLYRISLRSKKWYFPLVAHCIDVALQNAWQLHRQRGGDLDQLRFRRRVATTLLLQNKKKETHSKGHKSSTEGLDIRFDRMDHLVIPQNKQTRCAHCHEKTTTRCSKCDKGLHVKCFFGIPYKKCIVNVGTLKCPSSYI, encoded by the exons ATGTTCTGGGAAAACGAAAGAGACAGTCACAATGTACTGGTTTCTGAAGCTTTGtcaagaaataaatttgaatatattttatcTCACTTTCACCTAACTGACAACGTCACTATAAATACATCCGACAAATTTGCTAAAGTTAGGCCATTGTTCGATCACCTCAATGCTGCATTTTTGAAATTTGGTAAATGTGAGGAAATGCACTGTGTTGACGAAGCCATGGTACCATATTACGGCCGCCATGGCTGCAAACAATTTATTCACAATAAGCCAATTCGCTATGGCTACAAACTTTGGGTAGGAGCAAGTAGATTAGGCTACGTAAATTGGATGGAACCCTACCAAGGTGCTACCACAAATATTAGCGAAAAGTATATTGATTATGGAGTAGGGCCATCTGTTGTTTTGGAGTATGCTGACGTTTTAAGAACTAGGTGGCCTAATAAACGGATGCACCtattttttgataatttcttTTCCACGTTATCTTTGTTAGAATTGCTATCGGAGAAAAATTTTAACGCTACCGGAACAATACGTGAAAATCGCATATCTAATGGGCCACTGACAAactcaaaagaaataaaaaaggaaGCTCGAGGCGTTTTCGATTTCAAAAAAACAGAAAACCAGAACATTATTGTCGTGAAGTGGCATGACAACAGCATTGTCACCCTGTGCTCAAATGCAGTAGGCGTAAACCCCCTGCATAGGGTGAAAAGATTTTCACGAAAAGAACGGACAAATATTCAG gtGTCGCAGCCACATCTGATAAACTTGTACAATGCAAACATGGGCGGAGTAGACAGATGTGACCAAAATTTGAGCCTTTATAGAATTTCACTGAGGAGTAAGAAATGGTATTTCCCGCTAGTGGCACACTGTATTGATGTAGCTCTGCAAAATGCTTGGCAGTTGCATAGACAAAGAGGTGGGGACCTTGATCAGTTAAGGTTCCGAAGACGAGTAGCCACTACGCTATTATTacagaataaaaaaaaagaaacacaTTCGAAAGGTCATAAGTCATCTACCGAAGGTTTAGACATTAGGTTTGATCGTATGGATCATTTGGTAATTCCTCAAAATAAGCAAACACGCTGTGCACATTGCCATGAAAAAACAACCACCAGATGTTCAAAATGCGACAAAGGACTCCACGTCAAATGTTTTTTTGGTATACCATACAAAAAGTGTATAGTTAATGTAGGTACCCTTAAGTGCCCATCGTCCTACATATAG